Proteins encoded in a region of the Schistocerca serialis cubense isolate TAMUIC-IGC-003099 chromosome 6, iqSchSeri2.2, whole genome shotgun sequence genome:
- the LOC126483996 gene encoding Krueppel-like factor 3: MEGSSSMVLSPPTTPPPPQQRNAGAAAVDLQAVSSLLTASAAVAGCRKRKLIAAYEFSQQMSPPALPTPQPSDSEGEEVAITADLPPRKRVCRQYATLLQAPTPPRTPSPEATAVTSMPVSVIMRANKDGTCSPQPFAATEKMGGDKSVEPAPVTADPSKLPQEREVNILKSLKFKMSTRKEEIFVNSKDTNRESSVSELKITSPVPANLPSAVVPPRQSLSPPPVVCGRQQQQQRSQLNLSAAGCAVPPPSHSISNGHQPVPIAPKPVAPRTAGAQAVILAGGALIPVSPRALTLLHVAPPSATGGPARGSAPASTPATAAPIVLLAAPPPAEEPVQAPVDTRRRVYECNFEGCNKNYFKSSHLKAHMRTHTGEKPFVCAWEQCGRRFSRSDELSRHKRTHTGEKRFLCSVCQRRFMRSDHLTKHVKRHARDVTANSTPRPTATTVGLLPPGAAPLQLSVLQAIAQQV, translated from the exons ATGGAAGGATCGTCCAGTATGGTCCTCTCTCCGCCCACAACTCCACCACCGCCGCAGCAGCGGAAT GCTGGCGCTGCCGCGGTGGATCTGCAGGCGGTGAGCTCGCTGCTGACTGCCAGCGCCGCCGTCGCCGGCTGCCGGAAGCGCAAGCTAATAGCAGCCTACGAGTTCAGTCAACAGATGTCACCACCTGCCTTACCCACACCACAACCATCCGACTCTGAAGGGGAGGAGGTGGCAATCACTGCTGACCTGCCACCTCGCAAGAGGGTCTGCAGACAGTATGCCACG CTTCTTCAAGCACCAACGCCCCCGAGGACACCGAGCCCGGAGGCCACTGCTGTGACTTCGATGCCAGTTTCTGTCATCATGAGGGCCAACAAGGATGGCACATGCTCACCACAGCCATTCGCTGCCACTGAAAAGATGGGAGGAGATAAATCCGTTGAGCCCGCACCTGTGACTGCAGACCCTTCGAAACTGCCACAGGAGAGGGAGGTCAATATCCTGAAGAGCCTGAAGTTCAAGATGAGCACCCGCAAGGAGGAGATCTTTGTGAACAGCAAGGACACTAATCGGGAGAGCAGTGTATCGGAACTGAAAATAACCTCTCCAGTACCTGCAAACTTGCCGTCTGCTGTCGTACCCCCTCGGCAGTCGCTGTCGCCGCCTCCCGTGGTCTGTGgccggcaacagcagcagcagcgatcTCAGCTGAATCTCTCGGCGGCCGGGTGTGCTGTCCCGCCGCCCTCGCACAGTATTAGCAACGGTCACCAGCCGGTGCCCATTGCACCCAAGCCAGTGGCACCTCGCACGGCAGGTGCCCAGGCAGTCATCTTGGCGGGAGGCGCACTCATCCCGGTGTCGCCACGTGCGCTGACGCTGTTGCACGTGGCGCCACCCTCTGCCACTGGTGGTCCCGCTAGGGGCAGCGCACCGGCCTCCACCCCTGCAACGGCGGCACCCATCGTCCTACTGGCTGCTCCGCCGCCTGCTGAAGAGCCCGTCCAGGCCCCGGTAGACACACGCCGCAGGGTCTACGAGTGCAACTTCGAAGGTTGCAACAAGAACTACTTCAAGTCATCCCACCTCAAGGCCCACATGAGAACTCACACAG GAGAGAAGCCCTTCGTGTGTGCGTGGGAACAGTGTGGCAGGCGCTTCTCACGTTCTGATGAGCTGTCGAGGCACAAACGGACTCATACTGGAGAGAAGCGCTTCCTGTGCTCGGTCTGCCAGCGGCGATTCATGCGGTCCGATCACCTGACGAAGCACGTGAAGAGGCACGCGCGAGATGTGACAGCAAACAGCACGCCGAGGCCTACTGCTACCACTGTCGGGCTGCTGCCGCCGGGAGCCGCGCCACTGCAGCTGAGCGTGCTGCAAGCGATTGCGCAGCAAGTGTGA